A stretch of the Halomonas sp. CH40 genome encodes the following:
- a CDS encoding Maf family protein, with product MPADTPLILASSSASRRALLDRLRIPYLAHSPDIDETPRSDETPKALVHRLALSKAQAVADEYPHHCIIGSDQVAIFENDILGKPLSEEKACANLRRFSGQRVTFLTGLALIDTRRQQHQVHVEPFEVVFRRLSEDEIRYYVTQEQPLNSAGSFRMEGLGIALFESLEGQDPNALIGLPLIALCRMLRQASINPLDASTFAP from the coding sequence ATGCCAGCTGACACCCCTTTGATTCTCGCCTCAAGTTCTGCCTCACGCCGCGCCTTGCTTGACCGCCTGCGTATCCCCTATCTGGCGCATTCACCGGATATTGATGAGACTCCTCGCTCTGATGAGACTCCCAAGGCCCTGGTTCATCGCCTGGCATTGAGCAAGGCTCAGGCGGTCGCCGATGAATATCCGCACCATTGCATTATCGGCTCGGATCAGGTGGCCATCTTCGAAAATGATATTCTTGGCAAGCCGCTCAGCGAAGAAAAAGCCTGCGCCAACTTACGCCGGTTCTCAGGCCAGCGCGTCACTTTTCTGACCGGCTTGGCGCTGATCGACACCCGACGCCAGCAGCATCAGGTGCATGTCGAGCCGTTTGAAGTGGTCTTTCGCCGCTTGTCAGAGGACGAAATCCGCTATTACGTTACCCAGGAACAACCGCTTAACAGCGCTGGCAGCTTTCGGATGGAAGGCCTAGGAATTGCCCTGTTTGAGTCCCTTGAGGGGCAGGATCCCAACGCCCTGATTGGCCTGCCGCTGATTGCCCTGTGCCGGATGCTGCGCCAGGCGAGCATTAACCCGCTTGACGCCAGCACCTTTGCACCCTGA